The Zea mays cultivar B73 unplaced genomic scaffold, Zm-B73-REFERENCE-NAM-5.0 scaffold_484, whole genome shotgun sequence DNA segment CTTCCAGTACTAATCTATCTTTATGGGGAAGACCCCTCATCTGACCTCCGAGCTACCCTGTCAATTGTAAAAAGTAGTTGAGTCGTGTCTCGCAGGAGCAAAAAGAGTGAAATGAGGACGTAAGCCCCCCACCCCAGGTCTTCCTCTTCCTTCTAAACTAATTGCTTTCGCTTGACTCTTCCAGTAAAAAAGTATACTGAGTGGTTGAAGGAAAGCGAAAAGGAATGGCTTTTTCATGTACCAGATCCGGTGAGCCAGACATCAAGCAAAAATGGACATACAATCAAAGAGTAAGGAGCAGTTATTTGCCGGGTGGATTGATCAGAGCTGCAAGGGGAGACTCGGTTATGGTGCGATAAAGAGCTTGCTTCAATGCTCGGATTCAGGTAGAAAGTAAGAGCAGTAGCATATTCATAGGAGAGCTTTGTACTTTAAATTAGTAGTCCCGGTAGTTGGAAAAAAGCTCTGAATACAGATTCAAAACATCAAGATAGGTAGTCCGATCATTAGTTGGCCAGTCATAGCAATTTAAGTAGAAAGCTAGCTTCGGGATCAGATCATTCAACTAAAGCTGTCAGGCCGGGTAGGCTTTGAGGAACATTGGGGGTTCCTTATGTTGTGACTGagcagatatgtctattgtgcccGGCAAAAACGGATTTGCAAGGAGTTTGCCAAAGGCTTTCTCATTCGGAAAAACAATTCAAAGTATATTTCCCTTCTCCATTCTCTGCTCGGATGATTGCCGCTTGTGTGAATTTCATTGCTGCGGGTCCCGCGTGTGCTCGAATAAGATTGTTTTAGGATTCTATTTAGTTGAATTTATTGACTCCGCGGTGCTGGTTATCGAGTTTATGGCGCCGCCGACCATCCAATCCAATCCAAAAAGTAAAAGATGGCGTCGGCATTTACTTATTATGCTCTCTTCTAATATAATAGTGGTCCCCCAGGTTGGTATTCAGGTTGTAAAATCCTGATAGGAAAGAGTCGACTGTTAGACCTTGTTTTTGTAATGGCCTATCTTCTTTAAAAAGCCGAAAGATAAGGATTTCTAAAAACTTTTGCGTTCCGGATGCTGGTCTCATGTTTGATCTGGTAGCGATTAAAGAATGAATCTTGCTCTGGCGATCATGGTGGGATTGGTACACCTCTATACGCTGTAAAATGAAGGTACTCTTTAGTTCATGCTACGACCGCCGATTGTTCCTGTGACCACACGCCGTACCAACAGAAAACTATCAACCTATCGGTATGGTTTGTTGTTCACGTGTTATGATCTCGCTCATCAGATTGTTCCCCCCTCCCCTGGTCAATGGCGGTGAGTTGATTGACCAAGGCCTTCCCTTACGACGATGGAATTTCTTCCATCGGCAAGACTTTGTTTGTCTCCTTCAACTTTAATGAAAAGCCTAGTCTCTCGATACTAACTAATTAGTTAGGAGAGGTGCTTACTTTTCTTTTGTAGTTAAGGATTCATACCCCATcccattcctttttcttttcaaaGAAAACCTTACCATTTGAGTTTTGGGCCGCTGTTACCATTTCCATTTCCGGAACCTAACTAATACTTAGTTGTTTCCATTTCCTCATCTGGTGATAGATCCTCATCTTCTTCTGGCTCAAATCCCTTTTTCATATCCAGGGCAGGCTTTAGGTACGCTTTAGTTTTAAATCATTAAAGATATGCTCGACCTCGTTTATGTCCATGGTACCATCGTACGTACCTTCTACTATCAACCAGATGAGATAGGGCTTTGaaaggtcagagtcagtctcctcTTTCTTTTAGGTCGTTTAGCAGTTCCCCAACCAGCTTTCTCCCCGAGAAAGCCTTCCTGAGATTAAAAGAAAAAGGTTTGAAGGTGGGATCAGTGATAGTTCGGAACCAGCAAAGGGAGGCTGAAAAGCCGTAGTGCTAACGCACGCCCTGTAGTTTTGAAGCAGGCTTCGACAGCTGCGAGCTCCGCGTCGAAAAGCGAAGCGAGCCGCGCTAGCGCGCTACTCTTCCTTTATGAGATGAGCGAGACTCTATCCAAATCTACTGATCTAAGAACTCCGCGAGCGAACTGAGCGAGCCATGAGGCGCCTATCGGCAAGGCTTGGAAAAGCCTTAAGTTTAGGCTTAGGCTCCCTTCCTTCACTGAACTGATTCACCCGGGTCCAAACCTGCTGAGCTAGCTAATTTTTCCTTTACGAGATCTCGGCTCTTCGGAATGATTGGAGAGAGCCCCGCCTCCTCTTGGTTGGTGCCGGGCCCGGGACTACTTCCTGAAAGAGCCTTTCGTTCGGGCCGGCAGGAGGGGCCCTGATCTATCAATTGAGGGAGCAAAAAACAGGCTTTGCTCCCCTTTTTTTAAATGAAGAAAGAAAGAAGGGTCGAAGTTTAGACCGCTCACAGTAGTTCTACCCATAGAAAAGATCATGAAAGAGGCGATCAGAATGGTACCCGAATCCATTTACGATCCCGAGTTTCCAGACACATCGCACTTCCGCTCGGGTCGAGGCTGCCACTCGGCCCTCAGACGGATCAAAGAAGAGTGGGGAACCTCTCGCTGGTTTTTGGAATTCGACATCAGGAAGTGTTTTCACACCATCGACCGACATCGATTCATCTCAATCTTGAAGGAAGAGATCGACGATTCCAAGTTCTTTTACCCCACTCAGAAACAGTTTTCCGCCGGACGACTCGTAGGAGGTGAGAAGGGCCCTGACTCCGTCCCAAACAGTGTACTACTATCGGCCCTATTAGGCAATATCTACCTACACAAGCTCGATCAGGAGATAGGGAGGATCCGGCAGAAGCACGAAATTCCTCTTGTAGTGAAAATAAGATCGGTTCTATTAAGAATAGGTCGTCGTATTGATGACCAAGAAAAGTATGGAAAAGAAGCAAGCTTCAACGCTCCCCAAGACAACAGAGCCCTCATAGTGGGGAGGGTAAAGAGCATCCAACGCAAAGCGACCTTTCATTCCCTTGTTTCGTCGTGGCACACCCCCCCCACAAGCACCCCCAGGCGAAGGGGAGACCAGAAAACGCCTTTCGTTTTCCCTCCTTCCCTAGCCGCCTTCCTTAACAAGCCCTCGAGCCTCCTTTGCGCCGCCTTCCTCATAGAAGCCGCTGGGTTGACCCCGAAGGCCGAATTCAATGGTAGAGAAGGCTTTAATAAGAATTTGGCCATGAGAGACCTTCTTAAGTATTGCAAAAGAAGGGGCCCGCTGATAGAGCTGGGCGGGGAGGCGATACTAGTTACCAGGTCAGAGAGAGGCCTGGCCCGTAAGCTGGCCCCCTTTAAAAGCCATTCCTTATTAATAAGGATTTGTTACGCGCGATATGCCGACGACTTACTACTGGGAATCGTGGGTGCCGTATTTCTTCTCATAGAAATACAAAAACGTATCACCCACTTCCTACAATCCGGCCTGAACCTTTGGGTAGGCTCCGCAGGATCAACAACCATAGCTGCACGGAGTACGGTAGAATTCCCCGGTACGGTCATTCGGGAAGTCCCCCCGAGGACGACTCCCATACAATTCTTGCGAGAGCTGGAGAAGCGTCTACGGGTAAAGCACCGTATCCATATAACTGCCTGCCACCTACGCTCCGCCATCCATTCCAAGTTAAGGGACCTAGGTTATAGTATCCCTATCAAAGAGCTGACGAAGGGGATGAGCGGAAGAGGTCGTCTACTGGACGCGGTTCAACTAGCGGAGACTCTTGGAAAAGAAAGTCCCCAAGTTAGCGTATTATGGGGGACCGTCAAGCACATCCGGCAAAGATCAAGGGGGATCTCGTTGTTGCATAGCTCAGGTCAGAGCAAGGTGCCATCAGGCGTTCAACAGGCAGTCTCACGATCGGGCATGAGTGTCCTGAAGAATAAATTGTATACTCCCTTTGGTCGGAAGGCGGCGGGGGAAGGAAGGGGACACTGGGCGGGATCTTTCAGCAGCGAATTCCCCATACAGATAGAGGCGCCTATCAAAAAGATACTCCGAAGGCTTCGGGATCGAGGTCTCATTAGCCGAAGAAGACCCAGGCCAATCCACGCGGCCTCTTTGACCAACGTCAGCGACAGAGACATAGTAAATTGGTCCGCGGGCATCGCGATAAGTCCTCTGTCCTACTACAGGTGCTGCGACAACCTTTACCAAGTCCGAACGATTGTCAACTACCAGATCCGCTGGTCCGCTATATTCACCCTAGCCCACAAGCACAAATCTTCGGCGCGGAATATAATCCCAAAGCACCCCAAAGACTCAAATATAGTCAATCAAGAAGGTGGTAAGACCCTTGCAGAGTTCCCAAACAGCATAGAGCTTGGGAAGCTCGGACTCGGTCAAGATCCGAACAACGGCGGAGCACTCAACTACATGTTTAATAAGTAGTTGTCTTTTTCTATTTTGATTTTAGCGAACAGGCGTTTACATGAGATTAGTTGAGTAGGCTTGCCTTAGTTGTCTGCTATAAGATAAGATAGCTAGTTGTGGTCGAAAAAAAAGGCTGAAGGCTTCGCTATCGCTCATGGCTTGTATTGTAGTCGTAGTCTTGTAGTCGGCCCTCCATGCCTCTTTAGTCTTTCTAATCCTGAGGCCTTTTTCCTTCATTCATTTTGCGGTAGCTTACGCGTCAGAAAAAGGCCTCCTTTCCGGCCCGGAAGATCGCTTCGCTTCTGGCGACTAGCTTCTACCCACAATGGCTGAAGCTACCTTGAATCAATCAATGAATGATTCGTAACCCCGGGTTCGAGGACCCGTTGGTCAAAGGAAAGGGGGGGGCCCTGATTCCAGGACGGAGCCGTATGAGGCGAGAGTCTCACGTACGGTTCCTTTGAGAAGGGTGTGATACCACCACCTATCAGGCCCGACGAGCGGTCCACGGAGCTGCATCCCTACTCACCCGGTCTATGCACATCGCTCTTTCCAGGAGGTTGGCCGCCTATCCTagatcttcccatttccaagaaGATCCCTTGTTCGATCTGGTTTAGTATCAaggttcttctttttctgtttctATATATATGGGTCCGTGCTGCATTTCCACGATATCGTTATGATCAATTAATGGGACTTGGCCGGAAAGTGTTCTTGCCTCTATCATTAGCTCGGGTAGTCCCCGTTTCAGGTGTTTCAGTCACCTTTCGATGGCTCCCTTAATGTATGTGCCAGGAAGTTTCTTCTGAAGGGGGCTACTCCCCGAAAATGCCCCGCCCCTTGTTCGTTTGTCGTTGGGGATTCATTGCTCGTTCTGCGGTTATTAGTCACGTAGCCAGATTTCTAGAATAGGGCTGCGGGCGGGAGGGCTTTGTTTGTGCAATCTTGCTCGCAACACCCTCTCCTCCGGCGAACCAGCGATCGCCGTCTCTAACTGAATGCTCAACTGAGGTCGTGTACAACAACCTTAACCACACAAGCCTGGGCTGGGCCTACCCCCATCCCTAGAGGAGCCGTATGAGGCGGAAGCTCCACGTACGGTTTTGAAGCCGAGCCTTTCCAGCAATGGGGCCTAGGGACCGATATGATGATTGGTTTAGGTAGGGCGGCCGGCCTACTATGGGCACCTGTAGGGATTAGTGCGTGAGACCGCGGCCCACAAACTGACGCATGGGACTCACCCTTGAGTGGAGAATGGAAGAAGGGAAACATAGCATGTCACAAGAGCGAGGCGAGGGGGCTCCGCCCTACAGCGAGAGGGACGCCTCGCGAGCCGGGCTTTGGAGATGAGGCCTTTTGGCGAAGCCAAGTCAATTTCGGGCCACCAAACCCTGCAACTGAGGAAAAGGCCCTATGGAGTAAAGGGAAGCATGTACGTTGTCACACTCCCTGCCCTCCAAAGGTGCCTAGAGGACGGGCCAGACGCAGCAGAGCGACGCCCCAGGAGCGGATTCCCCACGAGCAGGGGGACAGGAGACGGCCATCTCGAGGCACATCACGACCTACAGGCAACACCGGCGAGACCCGGGAAGGTAACCCGATTGGGAGTCAGAGGATCCATAGTACCCGCAGCCTCCCGGACTTCATATTCATCATTTTATAAAGAAAACAAGCAACGGATTGAGCAACTAGCGCTAGGCGCATCCGTTTTCTTGCTGGGTAAGGGATCTCTTTTCTGCAACGGAAAAAAATCTGCTCCGCTGATTTGACTCGGCACAACCTAACGATACATCCAATACCAATGATCTGTGCCTACCGATACGATACTCCTAAAAAAAATTTACTAGATAAAGATAAAGATAAAGAGCTAGTTAAAAAGGCTAATGACAGAGAAGAGTCAATCTCCTTTACTCCTCCCCTAAAGATGATAAAATCCCTTCATCTAGGCGGATCCGGAATTCAATTATCAGGGCAATCTTCGAATAGCTCACCGAACGAGTACAATAACGCCCCCGAGTGAATGGTTTCCACCAGGGAATGAAGCT contains these protein-coding regions:
- the LOC118475569 gene encoding uncharacterized protein, producing the protein MKEAIRMVPESIYDPEFPDTSHFRSGRGCHSALRRIKEEWGTSRWFLEFDIRKCFHTIDRHRFISILKEEIDDSKFFYPTQKQFSAGRLVGGEKGPDSVPNSVLLSALLGNIYLHKLDQEIGRIRQKHEIPLVVKIRSVLLRIGRRIDDQEKYGKEASFNAPQDNRALIVGRVKSIQRKATFHSLVSSWHTPPTSTPRRRGDQKTPFVFPPSLAAFLNKPSSLLCAAFLIEAAGLTPKAEFNGREGFNKNLAMRDLLKYCKRRGPLIELGGEAILVTRSERGLARKLAPFKSHSLLIRICYARYADDLLLGIVGAVFLLIEIQKRITHFLQSGLNLWVGSAGSTTIAARSTVEFPGTVIREVPPRTTPIQFLRELEKRLRVKHRIHITACHLRSAIHSKLRDLGYSIPIKELTKGMSGRGRLLDAVQLAETLGKESPQVSVLWGTVKHIRQRSRGISLLHSSGQSKVPSGVQQAVSRSGMSVLKNKLYTPFGRKAAGEGRGHWAGSFSSEFPIQIEAPIKKILRRLRDRGLISRRRPRPIHAASLTNVSDRDIVNWSAGIAISPLSYYRCCDNLYQVRTIVNYQIRWSAIFTLAHKHKSSARNIIPKHPKDSNIVNQEGGKTLAEFPNSIELGKLGLGQDPNNGGALNYMFNK